The proteins below come from a single Mesobacillus jeotgali genomic window:
- a CDS encoding aminopeptidase, with protein sequence MKDPRIQKLAKNLINYSVKLQKGEKVLIENFGLQRELVTALVKEAYEAGGYPFVSLKDHQVDRSLLMGAQQEQFDMIAEFEANVMSKMDAYIGLRSGDNINEHADVPADKMKIHGDTVGKKVHRDIRVPKTRWVVLRYPNSAMAQLAKMSTEAFEDFYFDVCNLDYGKMDQAMDSLADLMNRTDKVRITGPGTDLTFSIKDIPAIKCAGELNIPDGEVYTAPVRDSVNGVITYNTPSPYQGFTFENVKLTFKDGKIVEASANDSERINKIFDTDEGARFVGEFAIGVNPYILHPMQDILFDEKIDGSFHFTPGQCYDNAFNGNHSNIHWDMVNIQRPEYGGGEIYFDDVLIRKDGRFVIPELEGLNPENLK encoded by the coding sequence GTGAAAGACCCTCGTATTCAAAAACTGGCAAAGAACTTGATCAATTATTCGGTCAAGCTTCAAAAAGGGGAAAAAGTCCTGATTGAGAACTTTGGACTACAGCGCGAGCTTGTTACGGCTCTCGTGAAAGAAGCATACGAAGCTGGAGGCTATCCATTTGTATCATTGAAGGACCACCAGGTGGATCGTTCATTGCTTATGGGCGCCCAGCAGGAGCAATTCGACATGATTGCTGAGTTTGAAGCTAATGTGATGAGCAAAATGGATGCGTACATCGGTCTTCGTTCTGGCGATAACATCAATGAACATGCTGATGTTCCGGCCGATAAAATGAAGATCCATGGTGATACGGTTGGCAAGAAAGTTCATAGGGACATTCGCGTTCCAAAAACGAGATGGGTTGTTCTTCGTTACCCTAACTCGGCAATGGCACAGCTTGCGAAGATGAGTACTGAAGCCTTCGAAGATTTCTACTTCGACGTCTGTAACCTTGATTACGGAAAAATGGATCAGGCAATGGACAGCCTGGCAGACTTGATGAACCGCACCGACAAGGTACGAATCACCGGACCAGGAACTGACTTGACCTTCTCCATTAAAGATATCCCAGCTATAAAATGTGCGGGTGAGCTAAATATTCCTGATGGTGAGGTTTATACTGCTCCTGTTCGTGATTCAGTCAATGGCGTAATTACCTACAATACTCCGTCCCCATACCAGGGATTCACTTTCGAGAATGTGAAGCTGACATTCAAGGATGGAAAAATCGTTGAAGCATCTGCAAATGATTCAGAGCGCATCAACAAGATTTTTGATACAGATGAAGGGGCTCGTTTTGTCGGAGAATTTGCAATTGGCGTGAATCCATATATCCTCCATCCAATGCAGGACATCCTGTTCGATGAAAAAATCGATGGAAGCTTCCATTTCACACCAGGACAGTGCTATGACAATGCATTCAATGGCAATCATTCGAATATTCACTGGGATATGGTCAATATCCAGCGCCCTGAATATGGCGGCGGAGAGATTTATTTCGATGACGTTCTGATTCGTAAAGATGGACGCTTTGTCATCCCTGAACTCGAGGGCTTGAACCCTGAGAACTTAAAATAA
- the murC gene encoding UDP-N-acetylmuramate--L-alanine ligase: MTIYHFVGIKGSGMSALAQVLHDMDYQVQGSDYDKHFFTQVALEKSGIKILPFNKENIQPGMTVIAGNAYPDTHEEIQEALELGLPIIRYHRFLGDFMQNFTSVAITGAHGKTSTTGLLAHVMRGAKPTSFLIGDGTGKGDKDAQYFVFEACEYRRHFLSYFPDYAIMTNIDFDHPDYFANIEDVFSAFQEMSWQVKKGIFACGDDEQLQKIQAKVPVVFYGFGEENDFQARNIVKSTEGTTFDVFVRNTFYDTFSIPAYGDHNVLNSLAVIALCHYENIESKVIQAQLETFEGVKRRFSEKKIADQVIIDDYAHHPTEIKVTIEAAKQKYPDREIVAVFQPHTFTRTQAFLNEFAESLNKADKVYLCEIFGSAREIHGKLSITDLKEKIDDAEIIAEEDTSLLKEHSNGVILFMGAGDIQKFQEAYEKELQV, from the coding sequence ATGACTATTTACCATTTTGTAGGTATAAAGGGGTCTGGAATGAGTGCGTTAGCTCAAGTTCTCCATGATATGGATTATCAGGTACAGGGCTCCGATTATGATAAGCACTTCTTTACCCAGGTAGCCCTTGAGAAATCTGGAATAAAGATCCTTCCGTTTAATAAGGAAAATATACAGCCTGGAATGACAGTTATTGCAGGCAATGCCTATCCGGATACTCACGAAGAGATTCAGGAGGCATTGGAGCTTGGCCTTCCAATCATCAGATATCACCGATTCCTTGGTGATTTCATGCAAAACTTTACAAGTGTTGCGATTACAGGGGCTCATGGGAAAACTTCGACTACAGGATTGCTGGCGCATGTGATGAGAGGTGCAAAACCTACATCATTCCTAATCGGTGATGGCACTGGAAAAGGTGACAAGGATGCTCAATACTTCGTGTTTGAAGCATGTGAGTATCGCCGCCATTTCCTTTCCTATTTCCCGGATTACGCCATCATGACGAATATCGACTTTGACCACCCGGACTACTTTGCCAATATCGAGGATGTTTTCTCTGCATTCCAGGAGATGTCATGGCAAGTCAAAAAGGGTATTTTCGCATGCGGTGACGACGAGCAGCTGCAAAAAATCCAGGCCAAGGTACCAGTTGTATTTTATGGTTTTGGCGAAGAAAATGATTTCCAGGCTCGCAATATCGTTAAGTCCACTGAGGGTACGACGTTCGATGTTTTTGTCCGGAATACATTCTATGATACGTTCTCGATTCCGGCTTATGGTGACCATAATGTCCTGAACTCACTCGCTGTCATCGCTTTATGCCATTACGAAAATATCGAATCCAAAGTGATCCAGGCCCAGCTTGAGACTTTCGAAGGCGTGAAACGGAGATTTTCCGAAAAGAAAATTGCAGACCAGGTAATCATTGATGACTACGCACATCATCCTACAGAAATCAAAGTAACAATCGAAGCTGCAAAGCAGAAGTATCCTGATCGTGAAATCGTCGCGGTTTTCCAGCCGCACACCTTTACAAGGACTCAAGCATTCCTGAACGAGTTCGCGGAAAGCTTGAATAAAGCAGATAAGGTGTATTTGTGCGAAATCTTTGGTTCTGCCCGTGAAATTCATGGGAAGCTATCAATTACCGATCTAAAAGAAAAAATCGACGACGCAGAAATCATCGCTGAGGAAGATACCTCGCTTCTGAAAGAGCATAGCAATGGCGTCATCCTGTTCATGGGCGCTGGTGATATCCAGAAGTTCCAGGAAGCATATGAAAAAGAGTTACAAGTATAA
- a CDS encoding nicotinate phosphoribosyltransferase, which produces MKEIELKMQGKISRLTNHTFKFDERIRDGWFSAVYFLKTRELVKKYQADNIITMQFFQKDEAVLCGTDEVIALVKTFADRPEELEIHSLKDGDKISPFETVLTITGPYQSFGYLEGIIDGILARRTSVSTNVYNVVKAASYSGKQKPVIFMGDRDDHYTTQAGDGYAAYIGGATAQATHAMNEWWGKHGMGTMPHALIQMFNGDIVAATRAYHETFPNDDLIALVDYNNDAITDSLKVAREFGEKLKGVRVDTSRTLIDQYFLRNQHLLGTFDPRGVNAELIFALRKALDDEGFDHVKIVVSGGFSEKRILEFEKHDVPVDMYGVGGSLLKLKIGFTGDNVMLNGKHQAKSGRRFWPNPRLERVEF; this is translated from the coding sequence ATGAAAGAAATAGAATTGAAAATGCAGGGGAAAATCAGCCGCCTGACCAATCATACATTTAAATTTGATGAAAGGATCCGGGACGGCTGGTTTTCAGCTGTGTATTTCCTTAAGACTCGGGAGCTCGTAAAGAAATACCAAGCAGACAACATCATCACCATGCAGTTTTTCCAGAAGGACGAAGCTGTTCTGTGTGGTACGGATGAAGTGATCGCCCTGGTAAAAACGTTCGCGGACCGCCCTGAGGAACTGGAAATCCATTCGCTTAAGGATGGGGATAAAATCTCTCCGTTTGAAACGGTCTTGACCATTACAGGTCCTTACCAGAGTTTTGGTTATCTTGAGGGAATTATCGATGGCATCCTGGCGAGAAGAACTTCTGTCTCGACGAATGTTTATAATGTTGTGAAGGCAGCGAGTTATTCAGGTAAGCAAAAGCCGGTCATTTTCATGGGAGACCGTGACGACCATTATACAACACAAGCTGGTGATGGTTACGCTGCCTATATCGGAGGTGCCACTGCCCAGGCCACACATGCGATGAATGAATGGTGGGGAAAGCATGGTATGGGAACGATGCCGCATGCATTGATCCAAATGTTCAATGGCGATATCGTCGCAGCAACCCGTGCTTATCACGAAACCTTTCCGAATGATGATTTGATCGCTCTTGTTGATTATAATAATGATGCGATTACTGACTCTTTGAAAGTCGCAAGGGAGTTTGGCGAAAAGCTGAAGGGTGTCAGGGTAGATACTTCACGAACACTAATCGACCAGTACTTCCTGCGCAACCAGCACTTGCTGGGAACATTCGACCCCCGCGGAGTGAATGCAGAATTGATTTTCGCACTAAGGAAAGCACTTGATGATGAAGGCTTTGACCATGTTAAAATTGTTGTCAGCGGAGGCTTCAGTGAAAAAAGGATCCTGGAGTTTGAAAAGCATGATGTGCCAGTCGACATGTATGGCGTAGGCGGCAGCCTGTTAAAGTTGAAAATAGGCTTTACTGGCGACAATGTCATGTTGAATGGAAAACATCAGGCAAAGTCAGGCAGAAGGTTCTGGCCGAATCCCCGGCTTGAAAGAGTCGAATTTTAA
- a CDS encoding DNA translocase FtsK — protein MSWIKKIFTKFQNDNDDEFTGMDQDQPVSKPLKSEKSEKRDIEAKVLYQYPKGQFRFPLIPDENPASEKTKPRKGRQERASQVDEIKPFIKEQGSLRMTNERQPGSDPFHDPHRDPVVDARSTFKREPNKKQKEASRPNKTEEPAAKFHYETRKDSGPKFRQPFRPTEIPSPIYAFNRPPSKSQTQTNLEDVEFELTGFERSQAGLVEQSSQTDTNRMPQAPAVEAFPDSTTVHNEEQTQEIYIEDDLAETQDFEVAEIEEQAEQWNLESEAIDIILDNEPESSHAISQIEVLTEAGKEPVVKEPEAISYQHDQEQIEVIEPQLEPEDIDFQQVEEVHEVIVFQQTEESSETVDFQQTEESSETIDFQQKEEVLNGHSSYVQTVENQEIEVSYEEPQAEQNLDAEPVEAKPAEPKRQLPFNVLMLKQDKRKWEARNMSKYPSFMTEERKTGASEQSERNKQSDVEEISVIEQDHSSKDVNSSDVQLIQQDEPTMASSSAAPAPVKSEQEEHHSFTQVEPLQTEVHPAAVYDFPPLDLLSPPVFKAPDPEWLSEQEHMLNETLRNFNVGARVVNVTQGPSVTRFEVQPEPGVKVNKITNLSDDIKLSLAAKDIRIEAPIPGKHTIGIEVPNHSSRPVLLSEILQSAGFMDLESPLSVALGLDIAGNPIVTDLKKMPHGLIAGATGSGKSVCINTMLVSLLYKAHPDEVKLLLIDPKMVELAPYNRIPHLVSPVITDVKAATASLKWAVEEMERRYELFAHTGVRDISRFNELAEKHRRFSDKLPYIVIVIDELADLMMMAPGDVEEAICRIAQKARACGIHLIIATQRPSVDVITGLIKANVPTRIAFSVSSQVDSRTIIDISGAEKLLGRGDMLFLENGSSKPFRLQGTFVTDNEIDDIVAFVREQRDPQYLFEQEELLKKAQVTEDEDELFYEACEFVIDQGGASTSSVQRRFKIGYNRAARLIEMMEQQGFISEGKGSKPRDVLITAADLEALQESSAFN, from the coding sequence TTGAGTTGGATTAAAAAGATTTTTACCAAGTTCCAAAACGATAACGATGATGAATTTACTGGTATGGATCAGGATCAGCCTGTCTCAAAGCCATTAAAAAGTGAGAAGAGTGAAAAAAGGGATATAGAAGCAAAAGTATTATACCAATATCCAAAAGGTCAGTTTCGTTTCCCGCTGATCCCGGATGAGAACCCAGCCTCAGAAAAAACAAAGCCGAGAAAAGGGCGGCAGGAAAGGGCCAGCCAAGTTGATGAAATAAAGCCTTTCATTAAAGAGCAAGGTTCGTTGAGAATGACGAATGAACGTCAACCTGGAAGTGATCCTTTTCACGATCCGCACCGGGATCCCGTCGTGGATGCTCGAAGCACATTCAAACGTGAACCAAATAAGAAACAAAAAGAAGCATCCAGGCCAAATAAAACCGAGGAACCTGCAGCAAAGTTCCATTACGAAACGCGGAAGGACAGCGGACCTAAATTCAGGCAGCCATTCAGACCAACAGAAATACCGTCACCGATTTATGCGTTTAACAGGCCTCCTAGTAAAAGTCAGACTCAAACAAACCTTGAAGATGTTGAATTCGAATTGACTGGTTTTGAGAGGAGTCAAGCGGGCCTGGTCGAACAATCCAGTCAAACCGATACAAACAGGATGCCGCAAGCACCTGCTGTAGAGGCGTTTCCTGATTCAACAACAGTTCATAATGAAGAACAAACGCAAGAAATATACATAGAAGATGATCTTGCTGAAACCCAGGATTTTGAGGTCGCTGAAATCGAGGAACAAGCAGAACAGTGGAACCTGGAATCTGAAGCAATCGATATCATTCTCGATAATGAGCCTGAGTCTAGTCATGCAATTTCACAAATTGAAGTGCTGACTGAAGCCGGAAAAGAGCCCGTGGTCAAAGAGCCAGAAGCAATAAGCTATCAACATGACCAGGAACAGATAGAAGTGATTGAGCCGCAACTTGAACCAGAAGATATTGATTTTCAACAAGTCGAAGAAGTACATGAAGTGATCGTCTTCCAACAAACCGAAGAAAGTTCAGAAACAGTAGACTTCCAACAAACCGAAGAAAGTTCAGAAACAATAGACTTCCAACAAAAAGAGGAAGTGCTAAATGGTCATTCTTCATATGTGCAAACTGTAGAAAATCAAGAAATAGAAGTTTCATATGAGGAGCCACAAGCAGAACAAAATCTTGACGCTGAACCAGTTGAGGCTAAACCTGCAGAACCAAAAAGGCAGCTTCCTTTTAATGTTCTCATGCTTAAGCAGGACAAGAGGAAATGGGAAGCACGCAATATGTCTAAATATCCTTCTTTTATGACGGAAGAAAGAAAGACGGGTGCTTCTGAACAGTCAGAAAGGAATAAGCAATCTGATGTTGAAGAGATTTCAGTTATTGAACAAGATCATTCATCTAAAGACGTAAATTCATCAGATGTTCAGCTTATTCAGCAGGATGAACCAACAATGGCAAGTTCCTCTGCTGCACCAGCGCCAGTGAAATCCGAACAGGAAGAACACCATTCATTTACTCAAGTTGAGCCGCTGCAGACAGAAGTCCATCCAGCAGCTGTATACGATTTCCCGCCGTTGGATTTGTTGAGCCCTCCAGTGTTCAAAGCGCCTGATCCTGAGTGGCTTTCAGAACAGGAGCATATGCTTAACGAAACCCTGAGGAATTTTAATGTAGGGGCCAGGGTGGTTAATGTGACACAGGGTCCATCTGTTACCCGTTTTGAGGTACAGCCGGAACCAGGTGTTAAAGTCAATAAAATTACCAATCTATCAGATGACATAAAGCTAAGCCTTGCGGCGAAGGATATCCGAATCGAGGCTCCGATACCAGGGAAGCACACAATCGGTATTGAAGTACCAAACCACTCGAGCAGGCCGGTATTATTGAGTGAAATTTTACAGTCTGCAGGCTTTATGGATCTAGAATCTCCGTTATCGGTCGCTCTGGGTCTTGATATTGCCGGAAATCCAATTGTGACTGATCTGAAAAAGATGCCTCACGGATTGATTGCCGGTGCCACTGGATCCGGGAAGAGTGTCTGCATCAATACGATGCTGGTGAGCCTGCTTTATAAAGCCCATCCAGATGAGGTGAAGCTGCTGCTGATTGACCCGAAAATGGTTGAATTGGCACCTTATAACCGCATTCCGCACCTTGTCAGCCCGGTCATCACAGATGTAAAAGCGGCGACAGCCTCGCTTAAATGGGCAGTTGAGGAAATGGAACGCCGTTACGAATTGTTTGCACATACAGGTGTCCGTGATATCAGCAGGTTCAATGAACTTGCCGAGAAGCATCGCAGATTTTCTGATAAGCTCCCATATATCGTCATCGTAATTGATGAGCTGGCGGATTTGATGATGATGGCACCTGGTGATGTCGAGGAAGCGATTTGCCGGATCGCCCAGAAGGCACGTGCCTGTGGTATCCACCTGATTATCGCGACTCAGCGCCCATCTGTTGATGTCATCACTGGTCTGATCAAAGCGAATGTTCCTACAAGAATTGCCTTCTCTGTTTCCTCACAGGTGGATTCCAGGACGATCATTGATATCAGTGGGGCAGAAAAGCTTCTTGGCCGCGGGGACATGCTGTTCCTGGAAAATGGATCATCAAAGCCATTCCGCCTGCAGGGTACCTTCGTGACCGACAATGAGATCGATGACATCGTTGCATTTGTCAGGGAGCAGCGGGATCCACAATATTTGTTTGAACAGGAAGAACTGTTAAAGAAGGCCCAGGTGACAGAGGACGAAGACGAGCTTTTTTATGAAGCATGTGAATTTGTCATCGATCAGGGCGGCGCTTCAACTTCAAGCGTCCAGCGCCGTTTTAAAATTGGCTATAACCGCGCAGCCAGACTCATTGAAATGATGGAGCAGCAAGGATTCATTTCTGAGGGTAAGGGCAGCAAGCCAAGGGATGTCTTGATTACTGCTGCTGACCTTGAGGCCCTCCAGGAAAGTAGTGCATTCAATTAA